A genomic window from Phoenix dactylifera cultivar Barhee BC4 chromosome 7, palm_55x_up_171113_PBpolish2nd_filt_p, whole genome shotgun sequence includes:
- the LOC120111411 gene encoding outer envelope pore protein 24B, chloroplastic-like, giving the protein MKATVKGRYKVDRSSTSTTFAVNTGDLKLKASMTDASFVHSPSLNGLALSVEKLGSFIIDYNVPKKDVRFQFTNSVRAFDKTVNLTYTHASVDNHVNLDGSMSFDLANKVSVNHALGSGNWQFTHLKRKIKLAIENKVAKEYLEGGQWCSKNETLALGDSSQLAVEVKGGSANAFRIKA; this is encoded by the exons ATGAAGGCTACAGTGAAGGGGAGATACAAGGTGGACAGGAGCTCCACCAGCACCACCTTCGCTGTCAACACCGGCGACCTCAAGCTCAAGGCCTCCATGACTGATGCCAGTTTCGTCCACAGCCCCTCCCTCAACGGCCTCGCTCTCTCTGTGGAGAAGCTTGGCTCCTTCATCATCGACTACAACGTCCCCAAGAAAGATGTTAGGTTTCAGTTCACGAACTCAGTGAGGGCTTTCGACAAGACGGTGAATTTGACATACACTCATGCCTCTGTGGACAACCATGTGAACCTCGATGGCTCGATGTCATTCGATCTGGCGAACAAGGTGTCGGTCAACCATGCTCTGGGATCGGGGAATTG GCAGTTCACCCaccttaaaagaaaaataaaactagCGATTGAGAACAAAGTTGCCAAAGAATACCTGGAGGGCGGGCAGTGGTGCAGTAAGAATGAAACACTAGCACTCGGAGACAGTAGCCAGCTTGCAGTGGAGGTGAAGGGAGGGTCCGCAAATGCCTTCAGGATCAAGGCCTAg
- the LOC103719508 gene encoding UDP-glycosyltransferase 89B2-like: MAIAESVGLHVLVIPYPAQGHMLSLLDLAHLLSSRARLAVTVAVTTKNRPLLDPLLSRSPDVVPLVLPFPNYPALPPGLENSKDLRPAFFRHLIHALAGLREPLLRWARSTPHPPTAIISDMFLGWTTDLAAELGVPRLVFSPSGALAVAITNVLWRRMPQRSNLDDHDCPISFPEIPGSPVFPWRHLSMLYRTYKQGDPISEFIKEGLLSNNTSWGFVFNTFSDLEMVYLDRLRKDLGNPRVWAVGPLAQPDGPAERGGVSSAVASEIMEWLDGCPEDSVVLVCFGSQKVLAPPQAEALAAGLERSGARFVWCARGATAVPVGFEGRVAGRGLVVREWAPQVAILGHPAVAAFLTHCGWNSVLEAVAAGVAVLTWPMGADQFANAKLVVEEAGVGVALCDGGDAVPDPDEVARVVAESLGQSGKELSNRAKELSRKALAAVKKGGNSFKELDEMVAELSKLRVK, from the coding sequence ATGGCGATCGCAGAGTCCGTTGGGTTACATGTTCTGGTCATCCCGTACCCGGCCCAAGGCCACATGCTCTCCCTCCTCGACCTTGCTCACCTCCTCTCCTCCCGCGCCCGCCTCGCCGTCACCGTCGCCGTCACCACCAAGAACCGCCCCCTCCTCGACCCCCTCCTCTCCCGTTCCCCGGACGTTGTCCCCCTGGTCCTCCCCTTTCCCAATTACCCCGCCCTCCCCCCGGGTCTCGAGAACTCCAAGGACCTCCGTCCCGCCTTCTTCCGTCACCTCATCCACGCCCTCGCCGGCCTCCGCGAACCCCTCCTCCGCTGGGCCCGATCCACTCCTCACCCACCCACCGCCATCATCTCCGACATGTTCCTTGGCTGGACCACCGACCTCGCCGCCGAGTTGGGCGTCCCCCGCCTCGTCTTCTCGCCCTCTGGGGCCCTCGCCGTCGCCATTACCAACGTCCTCTGGCGCCGGATGCCCCAAAGATCCAATCTTGACGACCACGATTGCCCCATCTCCTTTCCGGAAATCCCCGGTTCCCCTGTTTTCCCCTGGCGCCATCTCTCCATGCTCTACCGGACCTACAAACAAGGGGACCCGATCTCGGAGTTCATAAAGGAGGGACTTTTGTCCAACAACACGAGCTGGGGATTCGTCTTCAACACCTTCTCCGACCTGGAGATGGTCTATCTGGACCGCCTCCGGAAAGATCTGGGGAACCCGCGGGTCTGGGCGGTGGGGCCCCTCGCGCAGCCGGACGGCCCCGCTGAGCGCGGTGGGGTGAGCTCCGCCGTCGCCAGCGAGATCATGGAATGGCTGGACGGGTGCCCGGAGGATTCCGTGGTGCTGGTGTGCTTCGGGAGCCAGAAAGTCCTGGCGCCGCCGCAGGCGGAGGCGCTGGCGGCGGGGCTGGAGCGGAGCGGGGCGAGGTTCGTCTGGTGCGCGAGGGGGGCGACGGCGGTGCCGGTGGGGTTCGAGGGGCGTGTGGCGGGGCGGGGGCTGGTGGTGCGGGAATGGGCCCCACAGGTGGCGATCCTGGGGCACCCGGCGGTGGCGGCGTTTTTGACTCACTGCGGGTGGAACTCGGTGCTGGAAGCGGTGGCGGCCGGGGTGGCGGTGCTGACGTGGCCGATGGGGGCGGACCAGTTCGCGAACGCAAAGCTGGTGGTGGAGGAGGCCGGCGTCGGAGTGGCGCTATGCGACGGCGGGGACGCGGTGCCGGACCCGGACGAGGTAGCCCGAGTCGTGGCGGAATCGCTGGGCCAGTCGGGGAAGGAGTTGAGCAACCGAGCGAAAGAGCTGAGTCGGAAAGCTTTGGCGGCGGTAAAAAAGGGGGGAAACTCGTTCAAGGAACTGGACGAGATGGTGGCCGAGCTTTCTAAGCTTCGGGTGAAATGA
- the LOC120111426 gene encoding uncharacterized protein LOC120111426: MGCCIRFRSLLLGLLLSLVALGDSIADNHHEIRMGASNNQATGGEKVLHDKVRTVATTRSKWLRGRKMGAKEVEKKHVVEAKGPMKTGANLSAGKCDHGGKRKVKLESGLSAGSIPSRVKLVDMIPLSSDYHAPKTHPPKNN; encoded by the exons ATGGGGTGCTGTATAAGGTTCAGAAGCCTTCTTCTTGGGCTTTTGCTCTCTTTGGTTGCTCTTGGAGACTCGATTGCTGACAACCACCATG AGATCAGGATGGGAGCCAGCAACAATCAGGCAACTGGTGGCGAAAAG GTACTCCATGACAAGGTCAGGACAGTTGCCACAACCAGAAGCAAATGGCTAAGAGGAAGGAAGATGGGTGCAAAAGAGGTGGAGAAGAAACATGTGGTGGAAGCGAAGGGCCCGATGAAAACAGGTGCAAACCTTTCTGCTGGAAAATGTGATCATGGAGGGAAGAGGAAGGTGAAGTTAGAGAGTGGGTTGAGTGCTGGAAGCATCCCTTCCAGGGTCAAATTGGTTGATATGATACCTCTCAGTTCTGATTATCATGCCCCCAAAACCCACCCCCCAAAGAACAACTGA
- the LOC103719510 gene encoding alpha/beta hydrolase domain-containing protein 17C-like, translated as MGGVKSKMAAKFAFFPPDPPSYGVAVEDEATGRLVMTEVPRLQGVEVRRLRTNRGTEIVAMHVRNPGAKFTVLYSHGNAADLGQMYELFVELSRCLRVNLMGYDYSGYGQSSGKASEQNTYADIEAAYRCLKETYGTHEEDIILYGQSVGSGPTLDLATRLPHLRAVVLHSPILSGLRVMYPVKDTYCFDIYKNIEKIPHVNCPVLVIHGTDDNVVKIYHGKQLWELCKEKYEPLWIQGGNHCNLELYPDFIRHLRKFISAIEKSPAIKNESAESSDFSDAPRTSSDFSEFSRKSIDQWEKSRLSTDNSEFPRKRSDQKEMSRPSTNSSDLPRKSTEQKSRPSIDRTEKPRQSTDRREKSRTSTDRREKSRKSVDHADKVNDNPDQPEKPRKSIDRFGDMMRSVGLCNIDCFKDKASGP; from the exons ATGGGAGGGGTGAAGTCGAAGATGGCGGCAAAATTCGCCTTCTTCCCGCCGGACCCGCCGTCGTACGGGGTGGCGGTGGAGGACGAGGCGACGGGGCGGCTGGTGATGACGGAGGTGCCGCGCCTGCAGGGTGTGGAGGTCCGGAGGCTGCGGACCAATCGGGGGACAGAGATCGTGGCCATGCACGTAAGGAACCCTGGGGCCAAGTTCACCGTCCTCTACTCCCATGGCAACGCGGCGGACCTGGGACAGATGTATGAGCTCTTCGTCGAGCTCAGCCGTTGCCTCAGGGTCAACTTGATGGG GTATGACTACTCTGGCTATGGACAATCATCGGGAAAG GCGAGCGAGCAAAATACTTATGCAGATATTGAGGCTGCTTATAGATGCCTTAAGGAGACATATGGAACTCATGaagaagatatcattttatatgGACAATCAGTTGGCAGTGGTCCTACTTTGGATTTAGCCACTCGCTTGCCTCATTTAAGAGCAGTTGTTCTACATAGTCCCATTTTGTCTGGGCTACGAGTTATGTATCCTGTGAAGGATACATATTGTTTTGACATATACAAG AACATTGAGAAAATTCCACATGTCAATTGTCCTGTTTTAGTTATTCAC ggaACTGATGATAATGTTGTAAAAATCTACCATGGGAAGCAGCTTTGGGAACTGTGCAAAGAAAAGTATGAGCCTCTGTGGATTCAGGGAGGAAACCATTGTAACTTGGAGCTTTATCCTGATTTCATAAGGCATCTCAGAAAATTTATATCAGCCATAGAGAAGTCGCCAGCAATAAAAAATGAATCAGCTGAGAGCTCAGATTTCTCTGATGCTCCTCGGACAAGCTCTGACTTTTCTGAGTTTTCAAGGAAAAGCATAGACCAGTGGGAGAAGTCTAGGCTTAGTACTGACAATTCAGAGTTTCCCAGGAAGAGATCAGACCAGAAGGAGATGTCTAggccaagtaccaacagttcaGATCTTCCAAGGAAGAGCACAGAGCAGAAGTCTAGGCCAAGCATTGACCGTACAGAGAAACCTAGGCAAAGCACAGATCGGAGGGAAAAGTCAAGAACCAGCACTGATAGGAGAGAAAAATCAAGAAAGAGTGTTGATCATGCTGACAAGGTGAACGATAACCCAGACCAGCCAGAGAAACCAAGGAAAAGCATAGATCG CTTTGGAGATATGATGAGATCGGTGGGGTTGTGCAATATCGACTGTTTCAAAGACAAAGCTTCCGGGCCCTGA